A window of Tautonia plasticadhaerens contains these coding sequences:
- a CDS encoding tetratricopeptide repeat protein — MSPDPAALAAEAALALVHEGWRHLQLRRPLAAWASWQQAIRLKPGDKAATEALARLADAEDLPEVARKPRRLLNPADDEARGRWNETFRGRDLSDLDAAASAFEEIAEGEPTDAPAWYNRGLCLAWLGRNDEAIDALDFYVHLAAGPEPDLAAEAWALAEILRHGAGAEHRADDLSYAFEVPWPDDAPPPFEADQALGAVREMPVPVDPASLEPMAPGARIVEWLDRPMPPASPEPGPADLPHVRAVVILSPGLLRCSGLDRSAIEGVEQAIEARLGRGLEFDRSSTPLPLAMLDASAATVRLPEGLSPEALRRLQAAAIADGFERRWVAVPRLGLGAGLGIGRTIEDEEAPARRSPREAGELAAEGDLVLRAKLSGVTLVREQLARRPGSAELYLGYDFDRLRRSLGLDALDAPPPGVDLPLQPRRDPK; from the coding sequence ATGTCCCCCGACCCCGCCGCCCTCGCCGCCGAAGCAGCCCTGGCCCTGGTCCACGAGGGCTGGCGGCACTTGCAGCTCCGGCGGCCGCTGGCGGCCTGGGCGAGCTGGCAGCAGGCGATCCGCCTGAAGCCGGGGGACAAGGCCGCGACCGAGGCCCTGGCACGGCTCGCCGACGCCGAGGATCTGCCGGAGGTCGCCCGCAAGCCCCGTCGCCTGCTCAACCCGGCCGACGACGAGGCCCGGGGACGCTGGAACGAGACCTTCCGGGGCCGGGATCTGTCGGATCTCGACGCGGCCGCATCCGCCTTCGAGGAGATCGCCGAGGGGGAGCCGACAGACGCCCCGGCCTGGTACAACCGGGGGCTCTGCCTGGCCTGGCTGGGGCGCAACGACGAGGCGATCGACGCCCTCGACTTTTACGTCCACCTCGCCGCCGGGCCCGAGCCCGACCTCGCCGCCGAGGCCTGGGCGCTGGCCGAGATCCTCCGGCACGGCGCCGGGGCCGAGCACCGGGCCGACGACCTGAGCTACGCCTTCGAGGTCCCCTGGCCCGACGACGCCCCCCCCCCCTTCGAGGCCGACCAGGCCCTCGGGGCCGTCCGGGAGATGCCCGTGCCCGTCGACCCGGCCAGCCTGGAGCCGATGGCGCCGGGGGCCCGGATCGTCGAGTGGCTGGACCGGCCGATGCCCCCCGCCTCCCCCGAGCCGGGCCCGGCCGACCTGCCCCACGTCCGCGCGGTGGTGATCCTCTCGCCGGGCCTGCTCCGCTGCTCGGGCCTGGATCGGTCGGCCATCGAGGGGGTGGAGCAGGCCATCGAGGCCCGGCTCGGCCGGGGCCTGGAGTTCGACCGCAGCAGCACGCCGCTCCCCCTGGCGATGCTCGACGCCTCCGCCGCCACCGTCCGGCTGCCCGAGGGGCTCTCCCCCGAGGCCCTCCGGCGACTCCAGGCCGCGGCGATCGCCGACGGGTTCGAGCGCCGATGGGTGGCCGTCCCCCGGCTTGGCCTCGGGGCCGGGCTGGGCATCGGCCGGACGATCGAGGACGAGGAGGCCCCCGCCCGACGATCCCCCCGGGAGGCCGGCGAACTCGCGGCCGAGGGGGACCTCGTCCTGCGGGCGAAGCTCTCGGGCGTGACCCTCGTCCGGGAGCAGCTGGCCCGGCGGCCGGGGTCGGCCGAGCTGTACCTCGGCTACGACTTCGACCGCCTCCGCCGGAGCCTCGGACTCGACGCGCTCGACGCCCCTCCCCCGGGCGTCGACCTGCCGCTCCAGCCCCGAAGGGACCCGAAGTGA
- a CDS encoding glycosyltransferase family 9 protein encodes MTRSPRQVDRAPGPVPVRRYRYSKWRWRVLVGVLDAVGGLAILLWRLARPVGNWPDPGRILVVQLDHLGDSVLSSPIFPRLRARFPGASIDVLASPSNRAVFEAEPLVDRVILADRNWFERRPGRWALASAVWSIGRTLRRGRYDLGIDVRGDVLSVLVLALAGIPRRVGWAMGGGGFLLTDLADWVPGRHEVESRLALLDAIGVDRVGDDEARVSVHVSDRDRARVSRMLREAWTGDDRAARKAARKALAAVPAGGGPSAERADPPGAFPDEFEPDWLHAGRFGASAPLLAVHLGAGTLAKRWPIAHWDDLLGRFLKDGWRAVVIGGPDDDGLAATLRSHPGLRDWTGRLAVAETTALLERADLFLGVDSGPAHLAACAGVPSVVLFSGTNRVGQWRPWSRRSLVLRRDVPCRPCHRKACPLADHPCMSGMTPDRVYEASRRWWSRLHRSESPHAPL; translated from the coding sequence ATGACGAGATCGCCCCGACAGGTTGATCGGGCGCCGGGCCCCGTGCCGGTCCGCCGCTACCGCTACAGCAAGTGGCGATGGCGGGTGCTCGTCGGCGTGCTGGACGCCGTCGGGGGGCTGGCGATCCTCCTCTGGAGGCTCGCCCGGCCGGTCGGCAACTGGCCGGATCCGGGGCGGATCCTCGTGGTGCAGCTCGACCACCTGGGGGACTCGGTGCTGTCGAGCCCGATCTTCCCGAGGCTCCGGGCGAGGTTCCCGGGGGCGTCGATCGACGTGCTGGCCTCGCCGAGCAACCGGGCGGTCTTCGAGGCCGAGCCCCTGGTCGACCGGGTCATCCTGGCCGACCGCAACTGGTTCGAGCGCCGGCCGGGCCGGTGGGCCCTGGCCTCGGCGGTCTGGTCGATCGGCCGGACGCTCCGACGGGGGCGTTACGACCTGGGGATCGACGTGAGGGGGGACGTGCTCTCGGTGCTCGTGCTCGCCCTGGCCGGGATCCCCAGGAGGGTCGGCTGGGCGATGGGGGGCGGCGGGTTCCTGCTGACCGACCTGGCCGACTGGGTGCCGGGGAGGCATGAAGTCGAATCCCGGCTCGCCCTGCTCGACGCGATCGGGGTCGATCGCGTCGGGGACGACGAGGCGAGGGTGTCGGTCCACGTCTCGGACCGGGACCGGGCCCGGGTGTCCCGGATGCTCCGGGAGGCCTGGACCGGAGACGACCGGGCGGCCCGGAAGGCGGCCCGGAAAGCCCTGGCGGCGGTCCCGGCGGGGGGAGGCCCGTCGGCCGAACGGGCCGATCCCCCTGGGGCGTTCCCCGACGAGTTCGAGCCCGACTGGCTGCACGCGGGCCGGTTCGGGGCCTCGGCCCCGCTGCTCGCGGTGCACCTGGGGGCGGGGACCCTGGCGAAGCGCTGGCCGATCGCCCACTGGGACGACCTGCTCGGCCGGTTCCTGAAGGACGGCTGGCGGGCGGTGGTCATCGGCGGCCCGGACGACGACGGCCTGGCGGCGACGCTCCGGTCGCATCCCGGGCTGAGGGACTGGACGGGCCGGCTCGCCGTGGCCGAGACGACCGCCCTGCTGGAGCGGGCCGACCTGTTCCTGGGCGTCGACAGCGGGCCGGCGCACCTGGCGGCGTGCGCGGGGGTGCCCTCGGTGGTCCTCTTCAGCGGCACGAACCGGGTGGGGCAGTGGCGGCCCTGGTCGAGGCGGAGCCTGGTGCTCCGCCGCGACGTGCCCTGCCGCCCCTGCCACCGCAAGGCCTGCCCGCTGGCCGATCACCCATGCATGTCGGGGATGACCCCGGATCGGGTCTACGAGGCGTCGAGGCGATGGTGGTCGAGGCTGCACCGGTCGGAGTCCCCCCATGCACCGCTCTGA
- a CDS encoding aminotransferase class V-fold PLP-dependent enzyme, with translation MASRRSFLAGVAGVGLAGASFRGDAIARAAGASERAGRRPAAEVARDEDYWLEIKHCFDTDRTVINLNNGGVCPTPSHVLEQMIRDLRFTNESPVQHMWRVLEPRVESVRRELAREFGCDPEELAITRNATEAMATLIFGLDLEAGDEAIITDQNYPHMQTCWTQRARRDGVVVKKLSFPVPLPSPDVFLDGIRGAITDRTRVVELPQVTNWSGQVFPIREVCQLARERGIDVLVDGAHGFAQLPDRRDDLGCDFYGTSLHKWLLAPIGTGFLYVRKGRIKDVWPMMSSSAGDEDIRKFEEIGTHPAAIHNAIAAALAFHRAIGVDRKLARLRYLRDRWAKPLREADPRVEILTSIDDDDASTGIALVRVDGIDNGALFGHLWGKHQIVTSPTTHEQFAGVRISPNLYTTPDEIDVFVEAMLGVLADGI, from the coding sequence ATGGCCTCTCGACGTTCCTTCCTCGCCGGAGTCGCCGGCGTCGGCCTGGCCGGCGCGTCCTTCCGGGGCGATGCCATCGCCCGGGCCGCCGGGGCCTCCGAGCGGGCCGGCCGACGGCCCGCCGCCGAGGTCGCCCGGGACGAGGACTACTGGCTCGAGATCAAGCACTGCTTCGACACCGATCGCACGGTCATCAACCTGAACAACGGGGGCGTCTGCCCGACCCCGAGCCACGTGCTCGAGCAGATGATCCGGGACCTGAGGTTCACCAACGAGTCCCCCGTCCAGCACATGTGGAGGGTGCTCGAGCCCCGGGTCGAGTCGGTCCGCCGGGAGCTGGCCCGCGAGTTCGGCTGCGACCCCGAAGAGCTCGCCATCACCCGAAACGCCACCGAGGCGATGGCCACGCTCATCTTCGGCCTCGACCTGGAGGCCGGCGACGAGGCGATCATCACCGACCAGAATTATCCCCACATGCAGACTTGCTGGACGCAGCGGGCCCGCCGGGACGGGGTCGTGGTCAAGAAACTCTCGTTCCCCGTCCCGCTGCCGTCCCCCGACGTGTTCCTCGACGGGATTCGGGGGGCGATCACCGACCGGACCCGGGTCGTCGAGCTGCCCCAGGTGACGAACTGGTCCGGCCAGGTCTTCCCGATCCGGGAGGTCTGCCAACTGGCCCGGGAGCGCGGGATCGACGTGCTCGTCGACGGCGCCCACGGCTTCGCGCAGCTCCCCGACCGCCGAGACGACCTGGGGTGCGACTTCTACGGCACGAGCCTGCACAAGTGGCTGCTGGCCCCCATCGGCACCGGCTTCCTCTACGTCCGCAAGGGGAGGATCAAGGACGTCTGGCCGATGATGTCCTCCTCGGCCGGCGACGAGGACATCCGCAAGTTCGAGGAGATCGGCACCCACCCGGCCGCGATCCACAACGCCATCGCCGCCGCCCTGGCCTTCCACCGGGCCATCGGCGTCGACCGCAAGCTCGCCCGGCTCCGCTACCTCCGGGACCGATGGGCCAAGCCGCTCCGGGAGGCCGACCCCCGGGTCGAGATCCTGACTTCGATCGACGACGACGACGCCTCGACCGGCATCGCGCTGGTGCGGGTCGACGGGATCGACAACGGTGCCCTGTTCGGGCACCTCTGGGGCAAGCACCAGATCGTCACCTCCCCGACCACCCACGAGCAGTTCGCCGGGGTGAGGATCTCGCCGAACCTCTACACCACGCCCGACGAGATCGACGTGTTCGTCGAGGCCATGCTCGGCGTCCTCGCCGACGGCATCTGA
- a CDS encoding glycosyltransferase, with protein MTSFDWLSTRSSGPMDAGAVILHSPSHAFQAPGGGEVQLARTARHLEAVGVRVRPFNPWTDRLEEGRLLHLFGMSREGLELARVAGARAVPVVLSPICWFEPSALWGLAPSRVKGARDLGAWALRRAVPRLPGWRRELLGIADAVLPNSESEGEQLVRLFKLDRRKIRVVPNGVEPDVAEADPALFRQRVGAGGFVLYAGRIEPRKNVLGLVRGAKRGNLPLVVIGDPVPGCESYASRCKAEGGAGVTWVPRMDADDPALASAFRAARVFALPSWFETPGLAALEAALAGCAVVITPFGSTREYFGDRAFYARPGKVGEIAGALQTAWEAGRGGTELAELVRRRYLWATVARRTAEVYDEIAPTG; from the coding sequence ATGACGTCGTTCGACTGGCTATCGACCCGATCCTCCGGCCCGATGGATGCCGGGGCCGTGATCCTGCACTCACCGAGCCACGCCTTCCAGGCGCCGGGAGGGGGCGAGGTGCAACTGGCCCGGACGGCCAGGCACCTGGAGGCGGTCGGGGTGAGGGTCCGGCCGTTCAACCCGTGGACGGACCGGCTGGAGGAGGGGAGGCTGCTGCACCTGTTCGGCATGTCGAGGGAGGGGCTCGAGCTGGCGAGGGTGGCCGGGGCGAGGGCCGTCCCGGTCGTGCTCTCACCGATCTGCTGGTTCGAGCCGTCGGCATTGTGGGGCCTGGCCCCGAGCCGGGTGAAAGGGGCGAGGGACCTGGGGGCGTGGGCCTTGCGGCGGGCGGTCCCCCGGCTCCCGGGCTGGCGGCGGGAGCTGCTGGGGATCGCCGACGCGGTCCTGCCGAACTCCGAGTCCGAGGGGGAGCAGCTTGTCCGACTCTTCAAGCTCGACCGGCGGAAGATCCGGGTGGTCCCCAACGGGGTGGAGCCCGACGTGGCGGAGGCGGATCCGGCCCTCTTCCGCCAACGGGTCGGCGCGGGGGGATTCGTGCTGTACGCGGGGAGGATCGAGCCCAGGAAGAATGTGCTGGGGCTGGTGAGGGGGGCAAAACGGGGAAACCTGCCGCTGGTGGTGATCGGCGACCCGGTGCCGGGCTGCGAATCCTATGCATCGCGGTGCAAGGCCGAGGGGGGAGCCGGCGTGACCTGGGTGCCAAGGATGGACGCCGACGACCCCGCCCTGGCGTCGGCCTTCCGGGCGGCCCGGGTCTTCGCCCTGCCGAGCTGGTTCGAGACGCCGGGCCTGGCGGCCCTGGAGGCGGCGCTGGCGGGGTGCGCCGTGGTGATCACGCCGTTCGGGAGCACCCGGGAGTATTTCGGGGATCGGGCGTTCTACGCGAGGCCGGGGAAGGTGGGGGAGATCGCCGGGGCCTTGCAAACCGCGTGGGAGGCCGGTCGGGGCGGAACTGAGCTTGCCGAACTCGTCCGTCGGCGGTACCTCTGGGCGACCGTGGCCCGAAGGACGGCGGAGGTCTATGACGAGATCGCCCCGACAGGTTGA
- a CDS encoding SEC-C domain-containing protein: protein MAAVDPYSPCPCGSQEKYKWCCHKAEEPALRAERLIRGEQLDQALKVIDEGLKKAGDAPWLLLQKAIVHERLDQPGPAIRAVDAILRAKPDHLGALAQKIQLTLMTEGPARGAEEFQSALSAVPPEARPGFGGIFRMIGVMLVRDERIPAGIAHLEIGAAFEPEDDPMAKQALRSLMQDGGLSPWLKNPYGLKPAPASLPAEAKPRFDAALEAADGALWAQAAARFETLAADGIVEAEHDLGICRLWTADEDGAVEALRRYIKAVGPTPEAVDLETLCQLIERIPDDDQVEHVRLTWPIADRQALLTALRKAEEADKDVASEGSGVMDQDDPDADEVEVFSMLDRPRPEARTGMAPGEMARVVGRVLVAEDSVLLDGFDVGKQFDRLRERFIALAGPGIPPSHPRTTVLEKVAKVSLALRTEWVIPEGLERDEVRRIQREEQARVLREVWPETPLPGLGGRTPRQAARDGDAEVALRAAFGQIEAGRSNPGFDLDAFRAELGIPAEPTPDPATVDIESTHLARLSRIPAEHLDNDRLWQLFLRSRTFGQHRALERSARVLADRPSFLEGKHPAERLVVFGDLANLAAGRGEVKEALDWIDRGRREEPAPHKAANAPRWDFQAVRIRSRAEEPEQWVPELAVILERYREDRGASQVVMSNLLDMGLIQMAPHPERPDQMMLDSRPLMAVLSQYGPRVTTASGGLGVSATKPEIWTPGGPSGGGGGGVWTPGAPAGGGGGQGGGRKIILPGQ, encoded by the coding sequence ATGGCCGCGGTCGACCCCTATTCCCCCTGCCCGTGCGGCAGCCAGGAGAAGTACAAGTGGTGCTGCCACAAGGCCGAGGAGCCGGCCTTGAGGGCCGAGCGCCTCATCCGCGGCGAGCAGCTCGACCAGGCCTTGAAGGTCATCGACGAGGGCTTGAAGAAGGCCGGAGACGCCCCCTGGCTGCTGCTCCAGAAGGCGATCGTCCACGAGCGGCTCGACCAGCCGGGCCCGGCGATCCGGGCCGTCGACGCCATCCTCAGGGCGAAGCCGGACCACCTCGGGGCCCTGGCGCAGAAGATCCAGCTGACGCTGATGACCGAGGGGCCCGCCCGGGGCGCCGAGGAGTTCCAGTCGGCCCTCTCGGCGGTCCCGCCGGAGGCCCGGCCGGGCTTCGGAGGGATCTTCCGGATGATCGGCGTGATGCTCGTCCGGGATGAACGGATCCCGGCGGGGATCGCCCACCTGGAGATCGGCGCCGCCTTCGAGCCCGAGGACGACCCGATGGCCAAGCAGGCCCTCCGGTCGCTGATGCAGGACGGCGGCCTGTCCCCCTGGCTGAAGAACCCCTACGGCCTGAAGCCGGCCCCGGCCTCGCTCCCCGCCGAGGCGAAGCCGCGGTTCGACGCCGCCCTGGAGGCCGCCGACGGCGCGCTCTGGGCCCAGGCCGCCGCCCGGTTCGAGACCCTGGCGGCCGACGGCATCGTCGAGGCCGAGCACGACCTCGGCATCTGCCGGCTCTGGACCGCCGATGAGGACGGCGCCGTCGAGGCCCTCCGGCGTTACATCAAGGCCGTCGGCCCCACCCCCGAGGCCGTCGACCTGGAGACGCTCTGCCAGCTCATCGAGCGGATCCCCGACGACGACCAGGTCGAGCACGTCCGGCTCACCTGGCCGATCGCCGACCGCCAGGCCTTGCTGACGGCCCTCCGCAAGGCCGAGGAGGCCGACAAGGACGTCGCCTCCGAGGGGTCCGGCGTGATGGACCAGGACGACCCCGACGCGGACGAGGTCGAGGTCTTCTCGATGCTCGACCGCCCGCGGCCCGAGGCCCGAACCGGCATGGCCCCCGGCGAGATGGCCCGGGTCGTCGGTCGGGTGCTGGTGGCCGAGGACAGCGTCCTGCTCGACGGCTTCGACGTCGGCAAGCAGTTCGACCGGCTCCGCGAGCGCTTCATCGCGCTGGCCGGTCCCGGCATCCCGCCCTCCCATCCCAGGACGACGGTCCTGGAGAAGGTGGCGAAGGTCTCGCTGGCGCTCCGGACCGAGTGGGTGATCCCCGAGGGCCTGGAGCGTGACGAGGTCCGCCGGATCCAGCGCGAGGAGCAGGCCCGGGTCCTCCGGGAGGTCTGGCCCGAGACCCCCTTGCCCGGCCTCGGGGGCCGGACCCCCCGGCAGGCCGCCAGGGACGGCGACGCCGAGGTCGCGCTGCGGGCCGCATTCGGCCAGATCGAGGCCGGCCGTTCCAACCCGGGCTTCGACCTGGACGCCTTCCGGGCCGAGTTGGGCATCCCCGCCGAGCCGACCCCCGACCCGGCGACCGTCGACATCGAGTCGACCCACCTGGCCCGCCTGTCCCGGATCCCGGCCGAGCACCTGGACAACGACCGGCTCTGGCAGCTGTTCCTCCGCAGCCGGACCTTCGGCCAGCACCGGGCCCTGGAGCGGTCGGCCCGGGTCCTGGCCGACCGGCCGAGCTTCCTGGAGGGGAAGCATCCGGCCGAGCGACTCGTCGTCTTCGGCGACCTGGCGAACCTCGCCGCCGGCCGGGGGGAGGTGAAGGAGGCCCTCGACTGGATCGACCGGGGCCGTCGCGAGGAGCCCGCCCCGCACAAGGCCGCCAACGCCCCCCGGTGGGACTTCCAGGCCGTCCGGATCCGGTCCCGGGCCGAGGAGCCCGAGCAGTGGGTCCCCGAGCTGGCCGTGATCCTGGAACGCTACCGGGAGGACCGGGGCGCCAGCCAGGTCGTCATGTCGAACCTGCTCGACATGGGCCTGATCCAGATGGCCCCGCACCCCGAGCGGCCCGACCAGATGATGCTCGACAGCCGCCCCCTGATGGCCGTGCTCTCGCAGTACGGCCCCCGGGTCACCACCGCCTCCGGCGGCCTCGGCGTCTCGGCCACCAAGCCGGAGATCTGGACCCCGGGCGGCCCCTCCGGAGGCGGCGGAGGGGGCGTCTGGACCCCAGGCGCCCCGGCCGGAGGCGGCGGGGGGCAGGGGGGAGGGCGGAAGATCATCCTCCCGGGGCAGTGA
- the hisI gene encoding phosphoribosyl-AMP cyclohydrolase: MTAPESESEAQTGPDPAFLDLLKWTADGLIPAIVQDAEGGEVLMMAWMDRPAVVDTLRTGQTHFYSRSRKLSWHKGGTSGHVQHVEEIRVDCDGDVLLIRARQVGGACHEGYRSCFFRKVEADGRLGATGAPVFDPRAVYGAGS, from the coding sequence GTGACCGCCCCTGAATCCGAATCCGAAGCCCAGACCGGACCCGATCCCGCCTTCCTCGACCTCCTGAAGTGGACCGCCGACGGCCTGATCCCGGCGATCGTCCAGGACGCCGAGGGGGGCGAGGTGCTGATGATGGCCTGGATGGACCGCCCGGCGGTCGTCGACACGCTCCGGACCGGCCAGACGCACTTCTACTCCCGATCCCGCAAGTTGAGCTGGCACAAGGGGGGGACCTCCGGGCACGTCCAGCACGTCGAGGAGATCCGGGTCGACTGCGACGGCGACGTGCTCCTGATCCGGGCCCGGCAGGTCGGCGGCGCCTGCCACGAGGGCTACCGCTCCTGCTTCTTCCGCAAGGTCGAGGCCGACGGCCGGCTCGGAGCCACCGGCGCCCCCGTCTTCGACCCCAGGGCCGTCTACGGGGCAGGAAGCTGA
- a CDS encoding DUF1559 family PulG-like putative transporter yields the protein MSDRSRRSRGRLGFTLIELLVVIAIIGVLIALLLPAVQAAREAARRAQCTNNLKQLALATHNYVDSNQMLPMGSFYMWPQTCNRWKQAHSFYMGLLPYFEQISAVNSYNYQLHPYQAPNSTVMGLGFSALWCPSDPEVSQPVVASIPRNFLGSCSGVPGGLVANPPWLLYHTSYAGNAGMFPAYPSGPNGVDPNYSAIVSKANGTIHFGSQVPLSAIRDGTSNTLLLGERAFSRILPPESKDVWFLWFSGAYSDTMFTTLFPLNPYNRIRVTGPDVGVPGGGNAYTAAASSLHPGGANFAFADGSVRFLKDTIDTWQYDEATLLPVGVTQTNGVYTVVPGTRVGVFQALSSRNGGEVISADQF from the coding sequence ATGTCCGATCGTTCTCGGCGCAGTCGAGGCCGCCTCGGCTTCACGCTGATCGAGCTGCTGGTGGTCATCGCCATCATCGGCGTCCTCATCGCCCTCTTACTGCCGGCGGTGCAGGCGGCCCGGGAGGCGGCCCGGCGGGCCCAGTGCACCAACAACCTCAAGCAGCTCGCCCTGGCGACCCACAACTACGTCGACAGCAACCAGATGCTGCCGATGGGCTCCTTCTACATGTGGCCCCAGACCTGCAACCGGTGGAAACAGGCCCACAGCTTCTACATGGGACTGCTGCCCTACTTCGAGCAGATCTCGGCCGTCAATTCGTATAACTACCAGCTGCACCCCTACCAGGCCCCGAATTCCACGGTCATGGGTCTGGGCTTCAGCGCCCTGTGGTGCCCGAGTGACCCGGAGGTCTCCCAGCCGGTCGTGGCGAGCATCCCCAGGAACTTCCTGGGCAGTTGCAGCGGCGTGCCGGGCGGCCTCGTCGCCAATCCCCCGTGGCTGCTCTACCACACCTCCTATGCTGGCAACGCCGGCATGTTCCCGGCCTACCCGAGCGGCCCCAACGGCGTCGACCCGAACTACTCGGCCATCGTCTCCAAGGCGAACGGCACGATCCACTTCGGCAGCCAGGTGCCCCTCTCCGCCATCCGGGACGGCACGAGCAACACCCTGCTGCTGGGTGAGCGGGCCTTCAGCCGGATCCTGCCCCCCGAGAGCAAGGACGTCTGGTTCCTGTGGTTCTCCGGCGCCTACAGCGACACGATGTTCACCACCCTCTTCCCGCTGAACCCCTACAACCGGATCCGGGTGACCGGCCCCGACGTGGGCGTGCCCGGCGGCGGCAACGCCTACACCGCCGCCGCCTCCAGCCTGCACCCGGGCGGCGCGAACTTCGCCTTCGCCGACGGCTCGGTCCGCTTCCTCAAGGACACCATCGACACCTGGCAGTACGACGAGGCGACCCTGCTCCCCGTCGGCGTGACCCAGACCAACGGCGTCTACACCGTGGTCCCCGGCACCCGGGTCGGCGTCTTCCAGGCCCTCTCGTCGAGGAACGGCGGCGAGGTCATCAGCGCCGACCAGTTTTAA
- a CDS encoding DUF1223 domain-containing protein yields the protein MILRLLPAAILALVGPEARAQPGTSGVDERRVLVELFTSQGCNMCPEAEEILGDLGDADGQALTVAFHVDYFNEPWEDPFSETLYSRRQWTYNELYTKPKNPEYGLYYTPMMMVDGVQTVNGRDPRNLRLAVKAARSRPPLVSIDAELTPGAEPGSADLRVAVSPLSSRVVGRELLVCAVLRDDRVATEVPSGENAGKTLVNRYPARKTEYEFATLEDDRTASESAFSFKVAPGLPTDRLGLVVFVQDRKTGAVCQSAFVPWALPGTKADESEAVEPDPGATPADPPGDEPGPSR from the coding sequence ATGATCCTCAGACTCCTCCCCGCCGCGATCCTCGCCCTGGTGGGGCCCGAGGCCCGGGCGCAGCCCGGGACCTCGGGGGTCGACGAGCGTCGGGTGCTCGTCGAGCTGTTCACTTCCCAGGGCTGCAACATGTGCCCGGAGGCGGAGGAGATCCTCGGCGACCTGGGGGATGCGGACGGCCAGGCCCTCACCGTGGCCTTCCACGTCGACTACTTCAACGAGCCCTGGGAGGACCCCTTCTCGGAGACGCTCTACAGCCGGCGGCAGTGGACCTACAACGAGCTGTACACCAAGCCCAAGAACCCCGAGTATGGGCTCTATTACACGCCGATGATGATGGTCGACGGCGTCCAGACCGTCAACGGCCGGGACCCCCGGAACCTCCGGCTCGCCGTCAAGGCCGCCAGGTCGAGGCCGCCGCTGGTCTCCATCGACGCCGAGCTGACGCCGGGGGCCGAGCCCGGATCCGCCGACCTGAGGGTGGCCGTCTCCCCCTTATCCTCCCGGGTCGTCGGCCGGGAGTTGCTCGTCTGCGCCGTGCTCCGGGACGACCGGGTCGCCACCGAGGTCCCCTCGGGGGAGAACGCGGGCAAGACCCTCGTGAACCGCTACCCGGCGCGGAAGACCGAATACGAGTTTGCCACCCTGGAGGACGACCGGACGGCCTCCGAGTCCGCCTTCTCCTTCAAGGTCGCCCCCGGCCTGCCGACCGACCGCCTCGGCCTTGTCGTCTTCGTCCAGGACCGCAAGACCGGCGCGGTCTGCCAGTCGGCCTTCGTGCCCTGGGCCCTCCCCGGGACGAAGGCCGACGAATCCGAGGCCGTCGAGCCCGATCCCGGGGCGACCCCGGCGGATCCCCCCGGTGACGAACCCGGGCCATCCCGCTGA
- a CDS encoding 2-C-methyl-D-erythritol 2,4-cyclodiphosphate synthase produces MSSLRRAALASTLTILGALPTIGCGSSEREPAGTIQGQAPADYREQMEQNIAQPVSGSSPEPR; encoded by the coding sequence GTGTCCAGCCTCAGACGAGCGGCCCTGGCCTCGACCCTGACGATCTTGGGAGCCCTCCCGACGATCGGCTGCGGCTCCTCGGAGCGCGAGCCGGCCGGGACGATCCAGGGCCAGGCCCCGGCCGACTACCGGGAGCAGATGGAGCAGAACATCGCCCAGCCGGTGTCCGGTTCGTCGCCCGAGCCCCGCTGA